The sequence CCGCGTTCTTTTCGTTACAGAATATCTCTGCCAGAGATTGAATGGACGATTAAAGTCATCATCAAGATGTTTACCTTAGTCCGTTTTGAACCATAAGACAGCAATAAACATCTAGAGTTAATCTCCTAACCAACCATATAAGTCCCTGTTCCAAAAGCGATATGCGTACCTTGCTCATTATGCAGTTCCATGCGGCATACTGAAACTCGATTACCCGCACGAATGACGCTGCCCGTACCCGTGAAGGTGAGACCGCGTCCCGGCCGCAGATAATCGACGCGCATATCAATCGTCCCTAAAGTTTGGAGGCGTTGTTGTAATTCTTCAATCGTCCAATCTTCACGGCTGGCGACCAGTCCTGCAAATGCGGTGAGTCCGCCGACCACATCCAGTACTGTAGCTGTGACACCGCCGTGGAGGATCTGTTGATGGATATTGCCAATAAGTTCTGGTTTCATATTGATGACCACTTCGACACCGTCGATATCGTAGCGTTTAATATCGAGCCCGAGCAGATTATGAAAAGGGACATGTTGATCAAAGACTTCTGCCACTCGGCTTAATATTTCGGCTTGGATTGGGCTTGTCATGGTTTCTGGTCCTTGTCACTGAGTGACGGTATTAGGCGTAATTGGATTTGTTATCAACACTTAGATTAGGAAA is a genomic window of Shewanella putrefaciens containing:
- a CDS encoding thioesterase family protein, with product MTSPIQAEILSRVAEVFDQHVPFHNLLGLDIKRYDIDGVEVVINMKPELIGNIHQQILHGGVTATVLDVVGGLTAFAGLVASREDWTIEELQQRLQTLGTIDMRVDYLRPGRGLTFTGTGSVIRAGNRVSVCRMELHNEQGTHIAFGTGTYMVG